CAGCCGCGGCTCAGGCACAGTCTTTTTTTCCCGCTGCAACCTGCGCTGTGTCTACTGCCAGAACCACGAGATCAGTTGGGGGGATACCGGAAAAGACCTGTCGGCAACCGAATTGGCTGAAGTATTTTTGCAGCGCCAAACCGCCGGGGCGCACAATCTGAACCTGGTCTCCCCCACCCCGTACATACCGGTTATTGCCGCCGCCCTGCGCCAGGCGAAAAACCAGGGTCTGAAAATACCCGTCGTGTATAACTCCAACGCCTACGAAAACGTGGCGGCACTGCGACTGCTGGATGGGCTGGTGGACATCTACCTGCCCGACCTGAAATACTTCACGGAGGAAGCAGCCTCCCGCTACAGCGGGGTAAAAAACTACTTCGCAGTCGCCGCAGCCGTCGTTTTGGAGATGCACCGTCAGGTGGGAAACCTGACTTTCAGCGAAGAAGGCTTAGCTGTTCGAGGGCTGTTGATCCGACACTTGGTCCTGCCCGGCCAGCGCGACGCCGCCTGCCGTATTCTGGAATGGATACACTCCAATTTGCCTAACGAAACTTTTGTCAGTATCATGAGCCAATACGTGCCGCTCTGGCAAGCCCGCCGGCATCCGGAAATCAACCGCCGTCTTTCTCCGGTAGAGTATCAAGCCGTACTGGACTACTTTGATAAAACCGGTCTACTGAACGGCTACATGCAAGACTTGGCGGCGGCAACAGAGGAATATGTCCCCATGTTCGACCTCAGCGGCCTTAATGCCGAACCTTGAGTAAAGATGAAGAAAACGTCCGTATGACTAAACTGCTCTGTAAAAGTCAAACGATGAATAAACAAAAGTAGACGGATTATTGATAATTTCATAGAAGGAAATGCCAACCCCAAAAACGAAGTCCCTATGATGAACGTAATAAGAGGAGGCGAAACCTTTGAATAATCTATTTGAAATAGATCCGAATAAATGTAGACATGATGGAATTTGCGTAGCTGAATGCCCTTTGCAATTAATAACAACGGACGGAAAAGACGAACTTCCCACCCCGGCAGACAAAACCGAAATAGAATGCGTTAGCTGCGGGCATTGCGTTACGGTTTGCCCGCACGGAGCATTTACCCTAAAAACAATGAAGCCGGAGGAATGCGCCCCGCTTGACCGGAAACTCCTGCCCACCGCGGAGCAAGCCAAGCTCTTCCTTACCGCCCGCAGATCCATTCGCACTTACAAAAAGCAGCCTGTGGACCGGGCAACTTTGTCCGATTTGATTGACACCGCCCGGTACGCTCCAACCGCGGTAAACACGCAACCAGTAAACTGGCTGGTTATTGAAGACGCCGGCGAAGTCAACCGCTTAGCCGGGCTGGTGATCGACTGGATGCGTCATGTAATTGTAGAAAATCCTGAAATGGCGATAATTATGAACATGAAACGGCTCGTAGCCGACTGGGACAACGGGGAAGACAGAATCTGCCGCGGCGCGCCGCATGTCATCGTCGCCCATGCCCCGGCAGCGCTCGCCAGCGCCCAATCGTCCTGCACCATTGCCTTGACTTACCTGGAACTGGCCGCCTTTTCAAAGGGCTTGGGCGCGTGTTGGGCAGGTTATTTCAATAGAGCGGCAGATCTTTATCCACCGATGACGGAAGCCCTCCAACTGCCGGAAGGCCACCATTGCTTCGGGGCAATGCTGGTCGGCTACCCGCAGTACCAATATCACCGCATTCCGTTGAGGAAAAAAGCCGCCATAACCTGGCGGTAAGGTTTGACATATAACTGATAGCACTAAGTATAGCCTCAACTTAACTATATGTAACACTTCAGCCGCTCACTCAAAAAATACCTCCCCCGAAAACATTAAACTTTGGGGGAGGCGCTATTTTTTCCGCTATACTTATGATACTTATGCATTGCAATTTACAAATATTAAATAAGTCTTATTAGTGTAATTCTATAGCTGCCGTTCTTTGAGCAAAAATGTGTTCTAACGTTTATTCTTTTCCGGTCACATCTTCTGTTCCACCACCGAAATACCAACCATGTGACTCAACGAAGCGAATAAAGCGATCCAAAAAATCATCATGTGTCATAAATGGTTGAATTTCTACGCAGCCATTAATACTGACAATACGTCTGTCTTCAATTCCATCACTCAGCGGCAACGATTCTGAGATTCTGTAAGCTGCTTCATTATACCTTTTCATTCTTTCTTCATCTTTGGCTGTAGGATTGCTGATTCTGGTCAAGTCCATGTTATCACATAAGTCTGCAAGTTTTACACGACAGGCAATTTTATTAATAAGTATTCTATCAATGAAATCGTCATAGCTTTCTTCATCGCGCTTCGTTAAGCAATCTAATACATCTATGATTTCATCCGCAAAACCTCGTTTTTTTATATCTTCTAGTGTTATGGGAGTATCCTCCACAATATCATGGAGGACAGCACATATTCTTTCCATTTCACTGTCACAAGAAAGCATGACTCTTAAAGGGTGCAAAATATAAGGGTTACCGTCCTTATCAACTTGCCCGGCATGAGCTTTGGTTGCTATATCAATTGCCATATTCAGCATATGTTAGCCCTCCTCTCAATTCATTATATCATATCAGTTACCCAATAAATGGTACACTTACTCTGAACGGCTTTTATATTCGAACACAGTAATATATCTAAAAGTTCAACATCTGTTGCTTACCTACATTTCTTCTTCTACCCTTTTACGGGATATCATCCCTGTGGCAACGGACCGGTGCAGCATCATTCGCATTAAAGCTGTATGCCCTATACCAAGCCTCGCAGCTCTTCGCCGGATAATTTTCAAGTCTTTCTCCGGAATTCTAATGGATACCTGAATCATCTTTTGCCTTTCGAATTTTAGGTCGGTATCCTCCCATGAAAGATTCTGGCTTGGCATGGTATCAAAAAAATTGGCCATATCATCAATGGTATTAAATTTAGGAACTTTATTCTTTGCTTTAGCGCCGGTTGGCATTATATAGCCTCCTTTCAGCAGCGTCCATTTCACGGGCGGTAACAGGGTAAACAGCCGCGCCCCTGCGGAATGAAGAAAAACGCCAAATATCTTCCTCCCTCTGTCCGCCCAAGTAAACGGTATATAAATTTATTTGAGTCACTGTACGAAACATGTACTTTCATTATCAGACGGTGGGGATCCTCGAAAGCAACCTGTTCAACCTCGTATGGCTATTTTGTGCCTTGCAATATGGTTTATTCGATCTTTTGTCCAACCTATCTGATAGACTTTCAAAACGGGCACCTTCTTTGTTAAATTGTATCACAATGTGATACAATTTAACAACATTATTTTTCTCCGTCAGTCTTTTCATTACTCCCAATAAAGCCCTACTGACCTTTCCGCCACTCAGTACCGGCAGGATACATTGTCGCCTACGGTGATTTTTCCTGAAAAGCGTACAAGACGTTAAAAAAAAGGAAACAGTACTTACTGAACCCTGTGACCTCTCTATTTTGTATCG
Above is a genomic segment from Pelotomaculum isophthalicicum JI containing:
- a CDS encoding radical SAM protein, with the translated sequence MSETAMAALRRCELCPRRCAADRLRGETGFCGAGAAATVALAAQHHGEEPCISGSRGSGTVFFSRCNLRCVYCQNHEISWGDTGKDLSATELAEVFLQRQTAGAHNLNLVSPTPYIPVIAAALRQAKNQGLKIPVVYNSNAYENVAALRLLDGLVDIYLPDLKYFTEEAASRYSGVKNYFAVAAAVVLEMHRQVGNLTFSEEGLAVRGLLIRHLVLPGQRDAACRILEWIHSNLPNETFVSIMSQYVPLWQARRHPEINRRLSPVEYQAVLDYFDKTGLLNGYMQDLAAATEEYVPMFDLSGLNAEP
- a CDS encoding nitroreductase family protein, which produces MNNLFEIDPNKCRHDGICVAECPLQLITTDGKDELPTPADKTEIECVSCGHCVTVCPHGAFTLKTMKPEECAPLDRKLLPTAEQAKLFLTARRSIRTYKKQPVDRATLSDLIDTARYAPTAVNTQPVNWLVIEDAGEVNRLAGLVIDWMRHVIVENPEMAIIMNMKRLVADWDNGEDRICRGAPHVIVAHAPAALASAQSSCTIALTYLELAAFSKGLGACWAGYFNRAADLYPPMTEALQLPEGHHCFGAMLVGYPQYQYHRIPLRKKAAITWR
- a CDS encoding CopG family antitoxin, yielding MPTGAKAKNKVPKFNTIDDMANFFDTMPSQNLSWEDTDLKFERQKMIQVSIRIPEKDLKIIRRRAARLGIGHTALMRMMLHRSVATGMISRKRVEEEM